One genomic window of uncultured Erythrobacter sp. includes the following:
- the rpsA gene encoding 30S ribosomal protein S1 — MATSPNPTRDDFEALLNEQLGGAGDGGFEGRVVKGTVTAIEAGMAVIDVGLKSEGRVNLKEFTRGEDDHGLAVGSEVEVYVDRVENADGEAMLSRDRARREAAWDKLENEFGEGKRVEGRIFGRVKGGFTVDLDGAVAFLPGSQVDIRPVRDVTPLMEVPQPFQILKMDRRRGNIVVSRRAVLEETRAEQRSELIDKLAEGQVIDGVVKNITDYGAFVDLGGIDGLLHVTDMSYKRVNHPSEIIEIGQTVTVQIVRINSETQRISLGMKQLESDPWDGVAAKYPVGAKLSGTVTNITEYGAFVELEAGIEGLVHVSEMSWTKKNVHPGKIVSTSQEVDVLVLEVDSEKRRISLGLKQAQRNPWDEFAEKFPVGAEVTGEVKNATEFGLFIGLDGDVDGMVHMSDIAWGISGEDALALHRKGEEVKAVVLDVDVEKERISLGMKQLEKGAPTEAGAAAAGSLRKNQTVTVTVLEVRDGGLEVQVGDDGATGFIKRSDLGRDRDEQRPDRFQVGSKVDAMVIGFDRSKKPNFSIKARQIAEEKEAVQQFGSSDSGASLGDILGEALKKSDD, encoded by the coding sequence ATGGCGACTTCGCCCAACCCTACGCGCGACGATTTCGAAGCGCTTCTCAATGAACAACTTGGTGGTGCCGGTGACGGCGGCTTTGAAGGCCGCGTCGTAAAAGGCACTGTGACCGCGATCGAAGCCGGTATGGCTGTGATCGACGTGGGCCTCAAATCCGAAGGCCGCGTGAACCTCAAAGAATTTACCCGCGGCGAAGACGACCACGGTCTGGCAGTCGGCAGCGAAGTCGAAGTTTATGTCGACCGCGTCGAAAACGCCGACGGTGAAGCAATGCTCAGCCGCGACCGCGCCCGCCGCGAAGCCGCTTGGGACAAGCTCGAAAACGAATTTGGCGAAGGCAAGCGCGTCGAAGGACGCATCTTCGGCCGGGTCAAAGGCGGCTTCACAGTCGACCTCGACGGCGCCGTGGCCTTCCTGCCCGGTTCGCAGGTCGATATCCGTCCGGTCCGCGACGTCACTCCGTTGATGGAAGTGCCGCAGCCGTTCCAGATCCTCAAGATGGATCGCCGCCGCGGCAATATCGTTGTCTCGCGCCGCGCCGTGCTTGAAGAAACCCGCGCAGAACAGCGCAGCGAACTGATCGACAAGCTGGCTGAAGGTCAGGTGATCGACGGCGTGGTCAAGAACATCACCGATTACGGTGCGTTCGTGGACCTCGGCGGCATCGACGGCCTGCTGCACGTCACCGATATGAGCTACAAGCGGGTCAACCACCCGAGCGAGATCATCGAGATCGGCCAGACTGTGACCGTACAGATCGTCCGCATCAACTCGGAAACACAGCGCATCAGCCTCGGCATGAAGCAGCTGGAAAGCGATCCATGGGATGGCGTGGCTGCGAAGTACCCAGTTGGCGCGAAGCTTTCGGGCACCGTCACCAACATCACCGAATACGGCGCATTCGTCGAACTGGAAGCTGGCATCGAAGGCCTCGTCCACGTTTCGGAAATGAGCTGGACCAAGAAGAACGTCCACCCGGGCAAGATCGTTTCGACCTCGCAGGAAGTCGATGTCCTGGTGCTCGAAGTCGACAGCGAAAAGCGCCGCATTTCGCTCGGCCTCAAGCAGGCTCAGCGCAACCCTTGGGACGAGTTTGCCGAGAAGTTCCCAGTCGGCGCCGAAGTCACTGGCGAAGTCAAGAATGCGACCGAATTCGGTCTGTTCATCGGCCTCGATGGCGATGTCGACGGCATGGTTCACATGTCGGATATCGCATGGGGCATCTCGGGCGAAGATGCATTGGCGCTCCACCGCAAGGGTGAAGAGGTCAAGGCTGTCGTTCTCGACGTTGATGTCGAGAAAGAACGCATCAGCCTCGGCATGAAGCAGCTCGAAAAGGGCGCTCCTACCGAAGCAGGCGCAGCAGCCGCTGGCTCGCTCCGCAAGAACCAGACTGTCACCGTCACTGTTCTCGAAGTTCGCGATGGCGGCCTCGAAGTGCAGGTTGGCGACGATGGCGCGACCGGCTTCATCAAGCGTTCGGATCTCGGCCGCGACCGCGACGAACAGCGTCCGGATCGCTTCCAGGTCGGCAGCAAGGTCGACGCGATGGTCATCGGCTTCGACCGCTCGAAAAAGCCGAACTTCTCGATCAAGGCGCGTCAGATCGCCGAAGAGAAGGAAGCGGTTCAGCAGTTCGGTTCTTCCGACAGCGGCGCATCGCTCGGCGACATCCTGGGCGAAGCGCTCAAGAAGAGCGACGATTGA
- the gloB gene encoding hydroxyacylglutathione hydrolase: MLTVHQFPCLSDNYGFLLHNSVTGETAAIDTPDAKEYLRQAELKGWKITHIWNTHWHPDHAGGNAEIVEATGARVLAPKEVEKLSKIDRVVGHRDSVNLGEHQAQIVDVSGHTNGHIAYHIVEEGIAFVGDAVFALGCGRMFEGQPKQFWNSLDRIRRMSTETTLYCAHEYTEANAKFAVHADPDNAALQAYVSEIKDKRSRGEPTVPTVLKRELETNPFLRADDPAMMAKWGGSEPHETFAALRAAKDNF; encoded by the coding sequence ATGCTTACAGTTCACCAGTTCCCCTGCCTGTCTGACAATTACGGATTCCTGCTCCACAATTCGGTGACGGGTGAAACCGCTGCGATCGATACGCCTGATGCGAAGGAGTATCTGCGTCAGGCCGAGCTCAAGGGTTGGAAAATCACGCATATCTGGAACACGCATTGGCACCCGGACCATGCGGGCGGGAATGCCGAAATTGTTGAAGCGACCGGCGCGCGGGTGCTCGCGCCGAAGGAAGTCGAGAAGCTCTCCAAGATCGACCGGGTCGTTGGCCATCGTGACAGCGTCAATCTGGGCGAACATCAGGCACAGATCGTCGACGTCTCAGGCCACACCAACGGCCACATCGCCTATCACATCGTCGAGGAAGGCATCGCATTTGTCGGCGATGCCGTCTTCGCGCTCGGCTGCGGGCGGATGTTCGAAGGCCAGCCCAAGCAGTTCTGGAACAGCCTGGACAGGATACGACGAATGTCGACCGAGACCACGCTTTACTGCGCGCATGAATACACCGAAGCGAATGCGAAGTTCGCGGTGCATGCGGACCCGGACAATGCGGCGCTTCAAGCCTACGTAAGCGAGATCAAGGACAAGCGTTCGCGCGGTGAACCGACTGTCCCGACTGTGCTCAAACGCGAGTTGGAGACCAACCCGTTCCTGCGCGCAGACGATCCGGCAATGATGGCGAAATGGGGCGGCAGCGAACCACACGAAACCTTTGCCGCACTCCGAGCCGCGAAAGACAATTTCTAA
- a CDS encoding NADPH:quinone oxidoreductase family protein — MQALNVQHLSDDLSGTQLVDLPEPSCTAGEVLVRVRAASLNYPDLLMTQGKYQFKPETPFISGLEMAGEVIDADPGSGFATGDCVMGGNKTGAFAEVASIPARSLSRVPEGVSFASAAAMGAAYSTAYTGLVEQCGLSAGQWVLVHGASGGVGLAAVDLAKALGAKVIAATGVDSKRERIAKLYQPDAVILSEGRFREQVSELTGGALCNIVFDPVGGDVFDESTRCVSFAGKLVVVGFTSGRIAEIAINIPLIKGFSVVGLRAGEYARRFPVRGAAINAEIAKLAEGGRITPAIDRLLPLSRWRDGFEAMANRELVGKVVFEPGA, encoded by the coding sequence ATGCAGGCTCTCAACGTTCAGCATCTGTCCGATGACTTGTCGGGCACGCAGCTTGTGGACCTGCCCGAGCCGTCCTGTACGGCTGGGGAAGTTCTCGTCCGCGTGCGTGCCGCCTCGCTGAACTATCCCGACCTGCTGATGACGCAGGGCAAGTACCAATTCAAACCCGAAACCCCCTTCATCAGCGGTCTCGAAATGGCCGGCGAAGTGATCGACGCTGATCCCGGCAGCGGTTTTGCCACCGGTGACTGCGTGATGGGCGGCAACAAGACGGGTGCCTTTGCCGAAGTGGCAAGCATCCCTGCCCGCAGCCTCTCACGCGTTCCAGAAGGTGTGAGCTTCGCCAGCGCCGCAGCTATGGGCGCGGCTTATTCGACAGCCTACACGGGGCTTGTGGAGCAGTGCGGGCTGTCAGCGGGACAATGGGTGCTGGTCCACGGTGCCAGCGGCGGCGTTGGTCTTGCAGCAGTTGACCTTGCCAAAGCGCTGGGTGCGAAAGTGATCGCGGCAACAGGGGTCGATTCCAAGCGCGAGCGGATCGCGAAACTTTACCAACCCGACGCAGTTATCTTGAGCGAAGGGCGCTTTCGCGAGCAAGTCTCTGAGCTCACTGGCGGAGCACTCTGCAATATCGTTTTCGATCCCGTTGGCGGGGATGTGTTCGACGAATCGACGCGCTGTGTGAGCTTTGCTGGAAAGCTCGTTGTCGTTGGCTTCACAAGCGGTCGGATTGCAGAGATCGCCATCAATATTCCGCTGATCAAAGGATTCTCGGTCGTTGGCCTGCGCGCGGGCGAATATGCGCGGCGTTTCCCCGTGCGCGGTGCAGCGATCAACGCAGAGATCGCGAAGCTCGCCGAAGGCGGACGTATAACACCTGCGATCGACCGTTTATTGCCGCTTTCGCGCTGGCGCGACGGCTTTGAGGCGATGGCAAACCGCGAACTAGTCGGCAAAGTCGTGTTTGAGCCGGGGGCATAG
- a CDS encoding ATPase, with protein MPQIAQLAETYSSQVFWLLVFFGITFFLIGRGMVPKVMGTVELRDKQIADDLAAAQAARDAADEQEEAWRERENANRAAAQGVIAEAKAKAASSTEATLAKAQTKLDAQLADAEAQIAAARTSAMAEIENVAADATRDIVARLAGTEVDEAAANAAVKEALANG; from the coding sequence ATGCCTCAGATAGCCCAATTAGCCGAAACATACTCCAGCCAGGTCTTCTGGTTGCTGGTGTTCTTCGGCATCACCTTCTTCCTCATCGGACGCGGGATGGTGCCGAAGGTGATGGGGACCGTGGAACTGCGTGACAAGCAGATCGCTGACGATCTCGCGGCGGCTCAGGCCGCCCGTGACGCTGCCGACGAGCAGGAAGAGGCCTGGCGCGAACGCGAGAACGCCAACCGCGCTGCGGCACAGGGCGTTATCGCTGAGGCCAAGGCCAAGGCCGCTTCGAGTACCGAAGCGACCCTTGCCAAGGCGCAGACCAAGCTCGATGCCCAACTGGCTGATGCCGAGGCGCAAATTGCTGCGGCGCGGACCAGCGCAATGGCAGAGATCGAAAACGTCGCTGCCGACGCAACCCGCGATATCGTCGCGCGTCTCGCCGGCACTGAAGTTGACGAAGCGGCTGCAAACGCAGCTGTGAAGGAGGCACTCGCTAATGGCTAA
- a CDS encoding F0F1 ATP synthase subunit C, which yields MEPEAAKLIGAGLAAIGAGLAATGVGNVFGSFLESALRNPGAADGQQGRLFIGFAAAELLGLLAFVVAMILIFVA from the coding sequence ATGGAACCTGAAGCAGCCAAGCTCATCGGTGCAGGCCTTGCAGCAATCGGTGCCGGCCTTGCCGCAACCGGTGTGGGCAACGTGTTCGGTTCGTTCCTCGAAAGCGCACTGCGCAATCCTGGTGCGGCTGACGGTCAGCAGGGTCGCCTGTTCATCGGCTTCGCCGCTGCCGAGCTTCTCGGCCTGCTGGCGTTCGTCGTTGCGATGATCCTGATCTTCGTTGCCTAA
- a CDS encoding F0F1 ATP synthase subunit A, translating to MKQFQIEPLFGSANWEIAGFNIAFTNSALWMAITVILLWAFVFGGMKRELVPGRWQMAVESFTGFIDDMLEANVGKEGRKYVPYIFSLFMFILFANLLGLVPLGLIPGVHPFTFTSHFTVTGVLAVMSFSIVLIVGFWKHGLKFFSLFVPHGTPIWLMWLIPVIELISFMVRPFSLALRLFVAMMAGHVLLKVLSSFVIDAVNAGPIFGGLIGIPSFALMIAISALEILVAGIQAYVFALLTSLYINDAEHLH from the coding sequence ATGAAGCAGTTCCAGATCGAGCCTCTTTTTGGCTCGGCAAACTGGGAAATCGCTGGCTTCAACATCGCATTCACCAATTCCGCATTGTGGATGGCCATCACGGTCATTCTGCTGTGGGCGTTCGTGTTTGGCGGAATGAAGCGCGAACTGGTGCCGGGTCGCTGGCAGATGGCCGTTGAGAGCTTCACCGGCTTTATCGACGATATGCTCGAAGCAAACGTTGGCAAAGAGGGGCGCAAATATGTGCCCTACATCTTCAGCCTGTTTATGTTCATCCTGTTCGCCAACCTGCTGGGCCTCGTCCCGCTGGGTCTGATCCCCGGCGTGCATCCTTTCACATTCACCAGCCACTTCACCGTCACCGGCGTGCTCGCCGTGATGAGCTTTTCGATCGTGCTGATCGTTGGCTTCTGGAAGCATGGCCTGAAATTCTTCAGCCTGTTCGTGCCACACGGCACACCGATCTGGCTGATGTGGCTGATCCCGGTGATCGAGCTGATTTCGTTCATGGTACGCCCGTTCAGCCTCGCGCTGCGTCTGTTCGTTGCCATGATGGCGGGACACGTCTTGCTTAAAGTGCTGTCGAGCTTCGTGATCGACGCGGTCAATGCAGGGCCGATTTTCGGTGGCCTGATCGGTATCCCAAGTTTCGCTCTGATGATCGCCATCAGCGCGCTCGAAATTCTAGTCGCAGGCATCCAGGCCTACGTCTTTGCACTGCTTACGTCGCTGTACATCAACGACGCCGAGCATCTTCACTAA
- a CDS encoding AtpZ/AtpI family protein, which yields MSEEKPARETIAEDARIDALEERLKAAREREDERNRPKVQGVDANYRSGNAVLAVLIGGILGGSVIGYAFDALVGTTPWGLLVGLFLGIAAAFRNIIRAANTRSDDQE from the coding sequence ATGAGCGAAGAGAAGCCCGCACGGGAAACCATCGCCGAGGATGCGCGGATCGACGCGCTCGAGGAGCGGCTGAAAGCTGCACGCGAGCGCGAAGATGAGCGCAACCGGCCAAAGGTACAGGGTGTCGATGCGAACTATCGCAGCGGCAACGCGGTACTGGCGGTTCTGATCGGCGGGATTCTCGGCGGTAGTGTGATCGGCTACGCATTCGATGCGCTGGTCGGGACCACGCCCTGGGGTCTGTTGGTTGGTCTGTTCCTTGGAATAGCTGCCGCCTTCAGGAACATTATTCGCGCGGCAAACACACGCTCTGATGACCAGGAATAG
- a CDS encoding YdbL family protein, producing the protein MNTMRQIMLVAVAGAATLGAIAVPATAQRDPAYAAARANGSIGEQPDGYLGIVGQATPTLQRLVDDINIKRRAVYSRKAQENNATLEAYALTAGCQAIARTVAGEKYRAPDGTWMTRDGTAPVRDPRCP; encoded by the coding sequence ATGAATACGATGCGCCAAATCATGCTTGTTGCCGTAGCAGGTGCCGCGACACTTGGTGCAATTGCCGTGCCCGCAACGGCGCAGCGTGACCCAGCATATGCTGCTGCCCGCGCCAATGGCTCCATTGGCGAGCAGCCCGATGGCTATCTCGGCATTGTCGGCCAAGCGACGCCCACGCTGCAGCGCTTGGTAGACGACATCAACATCAAACGCCGCGCAGTCTATTCGCGCAAGGCGCAAGAGAACAACGCTACGCTGGAGGCTTATGCGCTGACCGCGGGCTGTCAGGCGATCGCGCGGACTGTAGCCGGTGAAAAATATCGCGCACCCGACGGCACATGGATGACACGCGACGGCACTGCGCCTGTGCGCGATCCGCGTTGTCCGTAG
- a CDS encoding YnbE family lipoprotein has translation MRELKLTHSVRAATSNRGKRAGGRVQKTGLLGAGMAMLLTGCINVSAPEEPIVIELNINIRQEVIYRLADDAANTIDENADIF, from the coding sequence ATGAGAGAGCTGAAATTGACCCACTCCGTGCGCGCTGCCACAAGCAATCGTGGAAAACGCGCGGGGGGCAGGGTGCAGAAAACCGGATTATTGGGTGCGGGAATGGCGATGCTGCTGACAGGCTGCATCAATGTAAGCGCGCCAGAAGAGCCGATAGTGATCGAGCTCAACATCAATATCCGGCAGGAAGTGATTTACCGGCTCGCTGACGATGCGGCCAACACGATTGACGAGAATGCGGATATCTTCTGA
- a CDS encoding YdbH domain-containing protein: MAAAEQDRSTDMPDAGQTRQFSLRRGIWRIALALLILVLTAVIGGWLSRERIAGNLIDDQLAQTGVEATYDIVSIGAQQQVIENLVIGDPAAPDLTAERVVANIEYGFVSAGIGRIEVTGARLFGSYRDGQVSFGALDPLLFAETEEPAGLPEFDVRLVDARGRIETDFGVVGLKLDGEGLLSDGFAGKLAATAPGIGTDECSTRTATLYGDLTTPGGVPRFSGPVRVRDVSCSGARLSRADVAADLALDTGFTALDGNFDLAASGLSGFDFSSETLSGTADLTWRGGELTFRHDLTAEGLASPYGALAQLTADGILRSAGEPLRSDWSARFEGEGASLPLENNSALSDAITAAEGTFAASLLDKLQSNLARSADGGRIAADLTIRQSEDGMTLIVPEARLRANSGETLVAVSRLSWTTGGRLSANLATGGEGLPRITGRMEQVGGDALALRLEMEEYSAGADRLAVPQLLVRSQADGSIAFDGFVTASGAIPGGTINSLAVPLKGAVSSNGQIAVGQQCTPVRFAQLSYFDLALDGQAVNVCPQAGQPIVAYDETLRIGAQTGELAIEGDIAGSPLMITTANTRLSYPGEFALAGLSAVIGEQDNAVRLTAAEFQGAFDDLIGGTFADGTAKLDVVPLDLDQIAGSWRYEDGVFLLGDGAFRLTERTEADALPRFEPLFARDATLALNGNSITANARMREPETDRLIVTTDIQHDLGSGAGQAVLNVPGVVFDSILQPDQLSYLASGVIADADGTIAGDGLIRWTADDLTSTGAFSTERFDFAAAFGPVSSVRGTMRFSDLLAITTEPGQVLEVGSVNPGIEVLSGRVVYGLRDGQVLNVEDARWPFMGGELILRPVTLDYGESGGARYVFEIVGLDAATFVSQMELTNLGATGTFDGTVPVVFDTIGNGRIEGGLLISRQPGGNVAYIGDLTYEDLGAMGNYAFQALRSLDYSQMSIGLNGDLAGEIVTNFQFDGVSQGEGTTQNFVTRRLASLPIRFKVNVRSENFYELSTVVRSFFDPEYLGNPVDRGLFNNEAGRFVPINPGPNPPQPAPSTQDDAGAATRPNESPVQPPESEEMQ; this comes from the coding sequence ATGGCAGCAGCCGAGCAGGATCGATCGACTGACATGCCCGATGCGGGTCAAACGAGGCAATTCTCGCTGAGACGCGGGATTTGGCGGATCGCGCTTGCGCTGCTGATTCTGGTGCTGACGGCGGTGATTGGCGGCTGGCTGAGCCGCGAGCGGATTGCCGGCAATCTGATCGACGACCAACTGGCGCAAACCGGAGTCGAAGCTACCTACGATATCGTTTCGATCGGCGCGCAGCAGCAAGTGATCGAAAACCTTGTGATCGGCGATCCGGCTGCTCCGGATCTGACCGCCGAGCGCGTGGTCGCCAACATCGAATATGGTTTCGTTAGCGCCGGGATCGGACGGATCGAAGTCACCGGTGCCCGCCTGTTTGGTAGCTACCGCGATGGGCAAGTGAGCTTCGGCGCGCTTGATCCGCTGCTGTTCGCGGAGACCGAAGAACCCGCCGGACTGCCCGAATTCGACGTAAGACTGGTCGATGCGCGCGGACGGATTGAGACCGATTTCGGCGTTGTTGGTCTGAAGCTCGATGGCGAAGGGCTGCTAAGCGACGGCTTTGCCGGAAAGCTTGCCGCGACGGCTCCCGGAATTGGTACGGATGAATGCTCGACCCGCACAGCCACGCTCTACGGTGATCTGACAACGCCGGGCGGGGTGCCCAGATTTTCCGGCCCTGTCCGTGTCCGCGACGTCAGTTGTAGCGGGGCCCGATTGTCCAGAGCAGACGTTGCTGCCGATCTCGCGCTCGATACCGGGTTCACTGCGCTTGATGGCAATTTCGACCTTGCAGCCTCTGGCCTGAGCGGTTTCGATTTTTCGAGTGAAACGCTGAGCGGAACTGCAGATCTTACTTGGCGCGGCGGTGAGCTGACGTTTCGGCATGACTTAACGGCGGAGGGACTCGCCTCACCCTACGGCGCTCTTGCCCAACTGACTGCCGACGGCATCCTCCGCTCGGCAGGAGAACCGCTTCGCAGCGATTGGAGCGCGCGGTTCGAAGGCGAGGGCGCTTCACTTCCATTGGAGAACAACTCGGCACTTTCTGATGCAATTACTGCCGCAGAGGGAACATTCGCGGCGTCCCTGCTCGACAAGCTTCAGTCGAACCTCGCGCGGTCGGCCGATGGCGGGAGAATCGCCGCCGATCTGACCATCCGCCAGTCGGAAGACGGAATGACACTTATCGTTCCCGAAGCGCGGCTTCGAGCCAATTCTGGCGAAACACTGGTGGCGGTGTCGAGGCTGAGCTGGACCACGGGCGGGCGTTTATCGGCCAACCTCGCGACTGGCGGCGAGGGGCTGCCGCGTATTACCGGGCGTATGGAGCAGGTTGGCGGCGACGCCTTGGCTCTTCGGCTCGAGATGGAAGAGTACAGCGCAGGCGCAGACCGATTGGCCGTTCCGCAATTGCTGGTGCGCAGTCAGGCCGATGGAAGCATTGCTTTCGATGGATTTGTCACTGCCAGCGGTGCGATACCCGGTGGCACGATCAATTCTCTTGCGGTTCCTCTAAAGGGCGCGGTGTCTTCGAATGGGCAGATCGCTGTCGGACAACAATGCACGCCTGTGCGGTTTGCCCAATTGTCCTATTTCGATTTAGCGCTCGACGGTCAGGCGGTGAATGTATGCCCGCAAGCTGGTCAGCCGATCGTTGCTTACGATGAGACTTTGCGGATCGGTGCACAAACAGGTGAGCTTGCCATCGAAGGAGACATCGCCGGATCGCCGCTGATGATCACCACCGCGAACACCCGGTTAAGCTATCCGGGCGAGTTCGCGCTCGCCGGCCTATCAGCGGTGATCGGTGAGCAAGACAATGCTGTCCGGCTGACTGCAGCGGAGTTCCAGGGTGCATTCGATGATCTCATCGGTGGAACATTCGCTGATGGCACCGCAAAGCTCGATGTTGTGCCGCTCGATCTCGATCAAATCGCGGGCAGTTGGAGATACGAGGACGGCGTCTTTCTGCTCGGCGATGGAGCGTTCCGATTGACCGAACGGACCGAGGCGGACGCTCTTCCCCGTTTCGAACCACTTTTCGCGCGGGATGCGACACTCGCTCTGAATGGCAATTCGATCACCGCAAACGCCCGGATGCGCGAGCCTGAGACAGACCGCCTGATCGTGACGACGGATATTCAGCACGACCTCGGAAGCGGGGCAGGGCAAGCGGTGCTCAATGTGCCAGGCGTGGTGTTCGACAGTATCCTGCAGCCGGACCAACTGAGCTATCTCGCCAGCGGTGTGATTGCCGACGCGGATGGGACTATCGCTGGCGACGGTTTGATCCGTTGGACTGCCGATGATCTCACCAGCACCGGCGCATTCTCCACCGAGCGATTCGATTTCGCGGCGGCCTTTGGACCGGTCAGTTCGGTGCGCGGCACCATGCGGTTCTCCGACTTGTTGGCGATCACCACGGAACCCGGGCAGGTGCTTGAAGTCGGCTCGGTCAATCCCGGTATCGAAGTGCTCAGCGGGCGCGTGGTCTATGGCCTTCGCGATGGGCAGGTGCTCAATGTCGAGGACGCGCGCTGGCCATTTATGGGCGGCGAATTGATTCTGCGCCCGGTGACGCTCGACTACGGCGAATCTGGCGGTGCGCGCTATGTGTTCGAGATCGTCGGCCTCGATGCGGCGACCTTTGTAAGCCAGATGGAGCTGACCAATCTCGGGGCGACCGGGACCTTCGACGGCACGGTACCCGTCGTCTTCGACACGATCGGCAATGGACGGATCGAAGGCGGACTGCTGATCTCGCGTCAGCCCGGAGGCAATGTCGCCTATATCGGCGACCTGACTTATGAAGACCTCGGTGCGATGGGCAATTATGCGTTTCAGGCTCTGCGCTCGCTCGATTATTCTCAAATGAGCATTGGCTTGAATGGCGATCTCGCTGGAGAGATCGTCACAAATTTCCAGTTCGACGGCGTTAGCCAGGGCGAGGGGACGACGCAGAATTTCGTGACGCGGCGGCTCGCAAGTCTACCGATCCGGTTCAAGGTGAATGTGCGGTCGGAGAATTTCTACGAGCTGTCGACGGTAGTTCGGTCGTTCTTCGACCCTGAATATCTCGGCAATCCCGTCGATAGGGGCCTGTTCAACAACGAAGCGGGCCGTTTCGTACCCATCAATCCTGGACCAAACCCCCCGCAACCCGCCCCCTCGACCCAAGACGACGCGGGCGCAGCCACGCGCCCAAATGAATCACCCGTTCAACCTCCCGAAAGCGAGGAAATGCAATGA
- the radC gene encoding DNA repair protein RadC, translated as MGHRARLRRRLLKGGAEALADYEVLEYLLFAAIKQGDTKPIAKQLIKQFGSLAGVLNADPAALQRVKGVGETSAAALKSVSVAARRMARSEVMKKPVLGSWQSLLDYLAIDMAHLTVERVRVLYLDTKNQLIDDHHVGDGSIDEASIHPREVIRRALDLGASALILVHNHPSGSPEPSRADIQITQRIAEAGRLLGVTVHDHVIVGREGHVSLRAKGLI; from the coding sequence ATTGGCCACCGCGCGCGCCTTCGAAGACGACTGCTGAAAGGCGGTGCCGAAGCTCTCGCCGACTACGAAGTGCTCGAATACCTGCTGTTCGCCGCGATCAAGCAGGGCGATACCAAGCCGATTGCCAAACAACTGATCAAACAGTTCGGTTCACTTGCAGGTGTGCTGAACGCCGATCCTGCCGCACTTCAAAGGGTCAAAGGCGTCGGTGAAACCAGCGCGGCGGCTCTCAAGAGCGTTTCAGTCGCGGCGCGGCGCATGGCCCGCAGCGAAGTGATGAAGAAGCCCGTTCTGGGGTCTTGGCAATCACTGCTCGACTATCTCGCAATCGATATGGCGCATCTGACGGTCGAACGCGTGCGCGTGCTGTATCTCGACACCAAGAATCAACTTATCGACGACCATCATGTGGGCGACGGCTCAATCGACGAAGCCAGCATCCATCCGCGCGAGGTAATCCGCCGGGCACTGGACCTTGGCGCAAGTGCGCTAATCCTGGTCCACAACCATCCCAGCGGCAGTCCTGAGCCGAGCCGAGCCGATATCCAGATTACTCAGCGGATCGCCGAGGCTGGCCGTTTGCTGGGCGTGACTGTGCATGACCACGTCATCGTTGGACGCGAAGGCCACGTTAGCCTGCGCGCCAAGGGATTGATCTAA